Proteins encoded by one window of Xiphias gladius isolate SHS-SW01 ecotype Sanya breed wild chromosome 15, ASM1685928v1, whole genome shotgun sequence:
- the ccr9a gene encoding C-C chemokine receptor type 9a, with product MTSMDDTMNITTFTTEDLSSISPSPTTDEDYYDYQDLLCDRASVRAFRGWYEPPLFWMIALVGGAGNLTVVWIFLNFRRRLKTMSDVYLLNLAVADLLFLFTLPLWAAEASHGWSFGSALCKLNSALYKVNLFSSTLLLTCISVDRYVVIVQTTKAQNSQVERRRCSRLVCIGVWLMALLLAMPEFVFATTTNVESQLYCRMLFPAHLGNRTKILVLSLQVSMGFCLPGIIMAFCYSVIIATLLKTRNFQRHKAMRVILVVVVVFIVSQLPYNGVLVMEAAQASNMTMTDCKEMKRFNMVGQVLKSVAYMHACLNPFLYAFVGVRFRQDVLQLLRCCVQPQTIKSQLSKTSRSPLSSTRASVMSDSDTSQVLSL from the exons ATGACCTCCATGGATGACACCATGAACATTACGACATTCACCACTGAG GACCTGTCCTCTATCAGCCCCTCGCCCACCACTGATGAGGACTACTATGACTACCAGGACCTGCTGTGTGACCGGGCGTCGGTGCGGGCGTTCAGGGGTTGGTATGAGCCACCGCTCTTCTGGATGATCGCCCTGGTGGGCGGAGCTGGGAACCTGACTGTGGTGTGGATCTTCCTGAACTTCCGGCGGCGGTTGAAGACCATGTCGGACGTGTACCTGCTGAATCTGGCAGTGGCCGATCTGCTGTTTCTGTTCACGCTGCCGCTGTGGGCGGCTGAGGCATCCCACGGCTGGAGCTTTGGCTCTGCCCTCTGCAAGCTGAACTCCGCCCTCTACAAGGTGAACCTGTTCAGCAGTACGCTGCTGCTCACCTGCATCAGCGTCGACCGCTACGTCGTCATCGTGCAGACCACCAAGGCGCAAAACTCACAGGTGGAGCGCCGCCGCTGCAGCCGGCTGGTGTGTATTGGGGTATGGCTGATGGCCCTGTTGCTCGCCATGCCCGAGTTTGTGTTTGCCACCACCACAAACGTGGAGTCGCAGCTGTACTGCAGGATGTTGTTCCCTGCTCACCTGGGCAACCGCACCAAGATCCTGGTCCTGTCACTGCAGGTGAGCATGGGCTTCTGCCTCCCCGGCATCATAATGGCCTTCTGCTACAGTGTCATTATCGCCACGCTGCTCAAGACCCGGAATTTCCAGAGGCACAAGGCCATGCGCGTCAtcctggtggtggtggtagtgttCATCGTGTCGCAACTGCCCTACAATGGTGTGCTGGTGATGGAGGCAGCGCAGGCCTCCAACATGACCATGACGGACTGCAAGGAGATGAAGCGCTTCAACATGGTGGGACAGGTGCTGAAGAGTGTGGCCTACATGCACGCCTGCCTCAACCCCTTCCTCTACGCCTTTGTGGGCGTGCGTTTCCGCCAGGATGTGCTGCAGCTCCTGCGCTGCTGTGTCCAGCCGCAGACCATCAAGAGTCAGCTGAGTAAGACCAGCAGGAGTCCACTGAGCTCGACCCGAGCCTCTGTGATGTCAGACAGCGACACCTCGCAGGTCCTGTCCCTGTAA
- the bfsp2 gene encoding phakinin: MPLPRRRSSFLGQPSSERPATTSCGRIGSASTAAPRGVFVGSAPPVGGTSTLGTRVSRRALGISSVFLQGMRSSAAPVLPRSGDRTAGHGAAAGLNSCLMEYRDKVRALETLNQQLEEQIRLCLDRKASSAGAWGPLRREWEDVYRQVSEAILDNARLMLQTENVQANAEDFKDRFENEQPFRKAVEEEISSLYKVIDDANLTKAELEEQMENMRAELRNLEHNHEQDVRVLYSQMAGREVDEPDAPIETSLDQILDYIRSHWEKVTERNRAETDSYQLECKEAQCMSSRLSPEEEQVEALKSECNDTGCKIQSLQAETESIRALKRGLENSLSDARHWHDMELQNLGSVVAKLEAELADVHGEIEQQRRDYDTLLNNKQRLEQEIGMYHGILDGEESRFQPIDTLCSGLHSEPEGAASASAAPVFRTDTSGPPGPQGQ; encoded by the exons ATGCCTCTTCCACGACGCCGCTCATCCTTCCTGGGACAGCCGTCCTCCGAGCGCCCAGCCACCACCTCCTGCGGGAGGATCGGCTCGGCTAGCACTGCGGCCCCTCGTGGAGTCTTTGTGGGCTCCGCCCCCCCAGTTGGGGGCACCTCCACCCTGGGCACGCGGGTTTCCCGGCGGGCTCTGGGCATCAGCAGCGTGTTCCTACAGGGAATGAGAAGCAGCGCAGCCCCGGTCCTGCCACGGTCTGGGGACCGCACAGCGGGTCACGGAGCAGCAGCCGGACTGAACAGCTGCCTGATGGAGTACAGAGACAAAGTGAGAGCTCTGGAAACACTGAACCAGCAGCTGGAGGAACAAATACGACTCTGTCTGGACCGTAAGGCGTCCAGCGCCGGAGCCTGGGGACCACTCAGGAGGGAGTGGGAGGACGTCTACAGGCAG GTCAGTGAAGCGATCCTGGATAACGCTCGTCTGATGCTGCAGACGGAGAACGTTCAGGCCAATGCGGAGGACTTCAAAGACAG GTTCGAGAATGAGCAGCCGTTTAGGAAGGCGGTGGAGGAAGAGATCAGCTCTCTGTACAAAGTCATCGACGACGCCAACCTGACGAAAGCTGAGCTCGAGGAGCAGATGGAGAACATGAGAGCTGAGCTACGCAACCTGGAGCACAACCACGAGCAG GATGTTCGAGTCCTCTACAGTCAGATGGCTGGACGCGAGGTGGACGAACCCGATGCTCCCATAGAGACCAGTCTGGACCAGATCCTGGACTACATCAGGAGCCACTGGGAGAAAGTGACGGAGAGGAACCGAGCCGAGACCGACAGCTACCAGCTGGAGTGTAAG GAGGCCCAATGCATGAGCAGCAGACTGAGTcctgaggaggagcaggtggaggCGCTGAAGTCCGAGTGTAACGACACCGGCTGTAAGATCCAGAGTCTGCAGGCCGAGACCGAGTCCATCAGAGCGCTG aAACGAGGTCTGGAGAACTCCCTGAGCGACGCCCGGCACTGGCACGACATGGAGCTGCAGAACCTGGGCTCGGTGGTGGCCAAGCTGGAAGCGGAGCTGGCCGACGTACACGGAGAGATCGAGCAGCAGCGTCGCGACTACGACACGCTGCTGAACAACAAGCAGCGTCTGGAGCAGGAGATCGGCATGTACCACGGCATCCTGGACGGGGAGGAGAGCCGCTTCCAGCCCATCGACACGTT GTGTTCAGGTCTGCACTCAGAGCCTGAGGGCGCTGCCAGTGCCTCTGCTGCTCCAGTCTTCAGGACTGACACTTCGGGACCTCCAGGTCCTCAAGGACAGTGA
- the klhl18 gene encoding kelch-like protein 18 isoform X1 — translation MGDVLCEELEDLVHFSVHDLPTRGYVVMEEIRRQGKLCDVTLKVGDHKFSAHRIVLAASIPYFHAMFTNDMVECKQDEILMQGMDPSALEALINFAYSGHVAIDQQNVQSLLIGSSFLQLQNVKDACCSFLQERLHPKNCLGVRQFAETMMCTTLYDSANSFLHQHFVEVSLSEEFLGLRTEEVLELVGCDELNVKAEEQVFDAILAWVHHDRDRRESLLPELLSKIRLPLCRPQFLSDRVQQDELVRCCHKCRDLVDEAKDFHLMPERRPHLPPFKTRQRCCTSITGLIYAVGGLNSSGDSLNVVEVFDPIGNFWERCQPTRTARSRVGVAVVNGLLYAIGGYDGQSRLSTVEVYNPETDSWTRVSSMNSQRSAMGTVVIDGHIYVCGGYDGKSSLNSVECYSPETDRWTVVTEMSASRSAAGVTVFDGRIFVSGGHDGLQIFNTMEYYNHHTNRWHPAAAMLNKRCRHGAASLGSHMYVAGGYDGSGFLSGAEVFSSASGQWSLLVAMNTRRSRVSLVSTSGRLYAVGGYDGQSNLSSVEMYNPDTNRWTFMAPMVCHEGGVGVGCIPLQPA, via the exons ATGGGAGACGTTCTTTGCGAAGAGCTCGAGGATTTAGTTCATTTCTCAGTGCATGACCTGCCGACACGGGGGTATGTCGTCATGGAGGAGATCCGACGTCAAGGGAAACTCTGTGACGTCACGCTCAAG GTCGGGGATCATAAATTCAGCGCTCACCGGATTGTTCTGGCAGCCTCCATCCCATACTTTCACGCCATGTTCACCAACGACATGGTGGAGTGTAAACAGGACGAGATCCTGATGCAGGGCATGGACCCCAG TGCTCTGGAGGCTCTGATAAACTTTGCGTACAGCGGCCACGTTGCGATCGACCAGCAGAACGTTCAGTCTCTTCTGATTGGCTCGAGTTTCCTGCAACTGCAGAATGTTAAAGACGCCTGCTGCTCCTTCCTCCAGGAGAG GTTACATCCGAAGAACTGTCTGGGCGTCCGTCAGTTTGCCGAGACCATGATGTGTACGACTCTGTACGACTCGGCTAACAGCTTCCTCCACCAGCACTTTGTGGAGGTTTCTTTATCGGAGGAGTTTCTGGGTCTGAGGACGGAGGAGGTGCTGGAGCTCGTCGGCTGTGACGAACTCAATGTTAAAGCAGAGGAACAG GTATTTGATGCGATTCTGGCCTGGGTCCATCACGACCGGGACCGGAGGGAGTCTCTGCTGCCAGAGCTGCTGTCGAAGATCAGACTTCCTTTGTGTCGACCTCAGTTCCTGTCAGACCGAGTCCAGCAGGACGAACTTGTACGCTGCTGCCATAAATGCAG AGATCTGGTGGATGAAGCCAAAGATTTCCACCTGATGCCAGAGCGTCGTCCTCACCTTCCCCCCTTCAAAACTAGACAGAGGTGCTGCACGTCCATCACGGGACTCATCTATGCCGTGGGAGGACTCAACAGCTCAG gtGACTCCTTAAATGTGGTCGAAGTGTTCGATCCGATCGGGAACTTCTGGGAGCGCTGTCAGCCAACGAGGACGGCGCGTAGCAGAGTGGGCGTGGCCGTCGTTAATGGGCTGCTGTATGCCATTGGTGGATATGATGGCCAATCGCGGCTGAGCACAGTGGAGGTTTACAACCCGGAGACGGACAGCTGGACACGGGTGTCGAGCATGAACAGCCAGCGCAG CGCCATGGGAACGGTTGTGATTGACGGACATATCTACGTTTGCGGCGGCTACGATGGAAAATCATCTCTGAACTCGGTGGAGTGTTACTCTCCAGAGACCGACAG GTGGACGGTGGTGACGGAGATGAGTGCGAGTCGCAGCGCTGCAGGTGTGACTGTGTTTGACGGACGCATCTTTGTCTCAGGGGGCCATGACGGTTTACAGATCTTCAACACG ATGGAGTACTACAACCACCACACCAACCGCTGGCACCCAGCAGCGGCGATGCTGAACAAGCGTTGTCGTCATGGGGCGGCGTCTCTGGGCAGTCACATGTATGTGGCGGGGGGGTACGACGGGTCGGGGTTCCTGAGCGGGGCGGAGGTGTTCAGCTCTGCCTCGGGGCAGTGGAGCCTCCTGGTGGCCATGAACACTCGGCGCAGCAGGGTGTCTCTTGTGTCAACGTCAGGTCGTTTGTACGCTGTAGGCGGATACGACGGACAGTCCAACCTCAGCTCCGTGGAGATGTACAACCCCGACACCAACCGCTGGACCTTCATGGCCCCCATGGTCTGCCATGAGGGGGGGGTCGGGGTAGGCTGCATTCCCCTGCAGCCTGCCTAA
- the klhl18 gene encoding kelch-like protein 18 isoform X2 — protein sequence MGDVLCEELEDLVHFSVHDLPTRGYVVMEEIRRQGKLCDVTLKVGDHKFSAHRIVLAASIPYFHAMFTNDMVECKQDEILMQGMDPRLHPKNCLGVRQFAETMMCTTLYDSANSFLHQHFVEVSLSEEFLGLRTEEVLELVGCDELNVKAEEQVFDAILAWVHHDRDRRESLLPELLSKIRLPLCRPQFLSDRVQQDELVRCCHKCRDLVDEAKDFHLMPERRPHLPPFKTRQRCCTSITGLIYAVGGLNSSGDSLNVVEVFDPIGNFWERCQPTRTARSRVGVAVVNGLLYAIGGYDGQSRLSTVEVYNPETDSWTRVSSMNSQRSAMGTVVIDGHIYVCGGYDGKSSLNSVECYSPETDRWTVVTEMSASRSAAGVTVFDGRIFVSGGHDGLQIFNTMEYYNHHTNRWHPAAAMLNKRCRHGAASLGSHMYVAGGYDGSGFLSGAEVFSSASGQWSLLVAMNTRRSRVSLVSTSGRLYAVGGYDGQSNLSSVEMYNPDTNRWTFMAPMVCHEGGVGVGCIPLQPA from the exons ATGGGAGACGTTCTTTGCGAAGAGCTCGAGGATTTAGTTCATTTCTCAGTGCATGACCTGCCGACACGGGGGTATGTCGTCATGGAGGAGATCCGACGTCAAGGGAAACTCTGTGACGTCACGCTCAAG GTCGGGGATCATAAATTCAGCGCTCACCGGATTGTTCTGGCAGCCTCCATCCCATACTTTCACGCCATGTTCACCAACGACATGGTGGAGTGTAAACAGGACGAGATCCTGATGCAGGGCATGGACCCCAG GTTACATCCGAAGAACTGTCTGGGCGTCCGTCAGTTTGCCGAGACCATGATGTGTACGACTCTGTACGACTCGGCTAACAGCTTCCTCCACCAGCACTTTGTGGAGGTTTCTTTATCGGAGGAGTTTCTGGGTCTGAGGACGGAGGAGGTGCTGGAGCTCGTCGGCTGTGACGAACTCAATGTTAAAGCAGAGGAACAG GTATTTGATGCGATTCTGGCCTGGGTCCATCACGACCGGGACCGGAGGGAGTCTCTGCTGCCAGAGCTGCTGTCGAAGATCAGACTTCCTTTGTGTCGACCTCAGTTCCTGTCAGACCGAGTCCAGCAGGACGAACTTGTACGCTGCTGCCATAAATGCAG AGATCTGGTGGATGAAGCCAAAGATTTCCACCTGATGCCAGAGCGTCGTCCTCACCTTCCCCCCTTCAAAACTAGACAGAGGTGCTGCACGTCCATCACGGGACTCATCTATGCCGTGGGAGGACTCAACAGCTCAG gtGACTCCTTAAATGTGGTCGAAGTGTTCGATCCGATCGGGAACTTCTGGGAGCGCTGTCAGCCAACGAGGACGGCGCGTAGCAGAGTGGGCGTGGCCGTCGTTAATGGGCTGCTGTATGCCATTGGTGGATATGATGGCCAATCGCGGCTGAGCACAGTGGAGGTTTACAACCCGGAGACGGACAGCTGGACACGGGTGTCGAGCATGAACAGCCAGCGCAG CGCCATGGGAACGGTTGTGATTGACGGACATATCTACGTTTGCGGCGGCTACGATGGAAAATCATCTCTGAACTCGGTGGAGTGTTACTCTCCAGAGACCGACAG GTGGACGGTGGTGACGGAGATGAGTGCGAGTCGCAGCGCTGCAGGTGTGACTGTGTTTGACGGACGCATCTTTGTCTCAGGGGGCCATGACGGTTTACAGATCTTCAACACG ATGGAGTACTACAACCACCACACCAACCGCTGGCACCCAGCAGCGGCGATGCTGAACAAGCGTTGTCGTCATGGGGCGGCGTCTCTGGGCAGTCACATGTATGTGGCGGGGGGGTACGACGGGTCGGGGTTCCTGAGCGGGGCGGAGGTGTTCAGCTCTGCCTCGGGGCAGTGGAGCCTCCTGGTGGCCATGAACACTCGGCGCAGCAGGGTGTCTCTTGTGTCAACGTCAGGTCGTTTGTACGCTGTAGGCGGATACGACGGACAGTCCAACCTCAGCTCCGTGGAGATGTACAACCCCGACACCAACCGCTGGACCTTCATGGCCCCCATGGTCTGCCATGAGGGGGGGGTCGGGGTAGGCTGCATTCCCCTGCAGCCTGCCTAA